Proteins encoded within one genomic window of Microbacterium sp. LKL04:
- a CDS encoding DUF4012 domain-containing protein, protein MPETFLPPAARTVGRVVVWALGLALLFVLFVVGWIGVRGYLAYDHLASAQRQAPAIAENIGDLSAATAALDRVGRDTSAARELTSDPLWRGAEGVPWVGPQLAAVADAAAAVDDVVTGTAKPIAAVADGFGVEAFVPVNGRIDTSVFAALAGPAEEGARAAASARDDVEAIDRAPLVPPLADAIGSLDGLLSEVASGTDALSRASRLLPSMLGADGPRDHLLLVQNNAEWRTLGGIVGASTFLRADKGAIELDGQLSSADFDRYDDAVLDLGEYASLYGAKPGRYIQNVTQVPDFSLTARLAQELAKREGRDVSSVMSIDPVALSYLLQATGPVRLPTGDELTSENVVQLLLNDVYLRYEDPRQQDAFFASAAGAVFTAMTGGQVDPGALVSALGRAGAEHRLYLWSADEDDEKILADTTLAGAPPASDADTARFGVYFNDGTGSKMDYYMTPAVQLGWSGCGTGATPRTLSLKVSLTNNAPADAASLPDYITGGGSYGVPAGTARTVGEIYLPKGFTISAATPPGDRAFGGAIVDGRQVLSYSVDLEPGETATVSVDLTADTAIRDAEAWVTPTADATLSPVVRASCAPAGTGLSLE, encoded by the coding sequence ATGCCCGAGACCTTCCTGCCGCCCGCCGCCCGCACCGTGGGCCGTGTCGTCGTGTGGGCGCTCGGGCTCGCCCTGCTCTTCGTGCTGTTCGTCGTCGGGTGGATCGGCGTGCGGGGTTACCTCGCCTACGATCACCTCGCCTCGGCGCAGCGCCAGGCCCCCGCGATCGCTGAGAACATCGGCGATCTCTCCGCGGCCACCGCGGCGCTCGACCGGGTGGGTCGTGACACCTCGGCCGCCCGCGAGCTGACCTCCGACCCGCTCTGGCGAGGCGCCGAGGGCGTGCCGTGGGTGGGTCCGCAACTGGCGGCCGTCGCGGATGCCGCTGCCGCGGTCGATGACGTCGTCACCGGCACGGCGAAGCCCATCGCCGCGGTCGCCGACGGCTTCGGCGTGGAAGCGTTCGTGCCCGTCAACGGGCGCATCGACACCTCGGTTTTCGCGGCGCTCGCAGGCCCCGCCGAGGAGGGTGCCCGGGCTGCGGCATCCGCTCGGGACGACGTCGAGGCGATCGACCGCGCTCCCCTCGTCCCGCCTCTCGCCGACGCCATCGGCTCGCTGGACGGCCTGCTGTCGGAGGTCGCATCGGGAACCGACGCCCTGTCGCGTGCGAGCCGGCTGCTCCCGTCGATGCTCGGTGCCGACGGCCCCCGAGACCACCTGCTGCTCGTGCAGAACAACGCCGAGTGGCGGACGCTAGGAGGCATCGTCGGTGCGTCGACGTTCCTCCGCGCCGACAAGGGGGCGATCGAGCTCGACGGCCAGCTGTCGTCCGCGGACTTCGACCGGTACGACGACGCGGTGCTCGACCTGGGCGAGTACGCCTCGCTCTACGGCGCCAAGCCGGGTCGCTACATCCAGAACGTCACGCAGGTTCCGGACTTCTCGCTGACCGCGCGCCTGGCGCAGGAGCTCGCCAAACGCGAGGGGCGCGACGTCAGCAGCGTCATGTCGATCGACCCGGTCGCCCTGTCGTACCTGCTGCAGGCCACGGGGCCGGTCCGGCTCCCCACCGGCGACGAGCTGACGAGCGAGAACGTCGTCCAACTCCTGCTCAACGACGTGTACCTGCGCTACGAGGATCCGCGGCAGCAGGATGCGTTCTTCGCCTCGGCGGCGGGGGCGGTCTTCACCGCGATGACCGGCGGACAGGTCGACCCGGGCGCGCTCGTCAGCGCACTCGGTCGCGCCGGCGCGGAGCACCGCCTGTACCTCTGGAGCGCGGACGAGGACGACGAGAAGATCCTCGCCGACACGACCCTGGCCGGCGCCCCGCCCGCGAGCGACGCCGACACCGCCCGATTCGGCGTCTACTTCAACGACGGCACGGGCTCGAAGATGGACTACTACATGACGCCCGCCGTCCAGCTCGGCTGGTCGGGGTGCGGTACCGGCGCCACTCCGCGCACGCTGTCGCTGAAGGTCAGTCTGACGAACAACGCACCCGCCGACGCCGCGTCGCTGCCCGACTACATCACCGGCGGCGGCTCTTACGGAGTGCCCGCCGGAACCGCCCGCACGGTCGGCGAGATCTACCTGCCGAAGGGCTTCACGATCAGCGCGGCCACTCCCCCGGGCGACCGCGCCTTCGGCGGCGCCATCGTCGACGGACGCCAGGTGCTGTCGTACTCGGTCGACCTGGAGCCCGGCGAGACCGCCACCGTGTCGGTCGACCTCACCGCCGACACCGCCATCCGTGACGCCGAAGCCTGGGTCACCCCCACGGCGGATGCCACACTGTCACCGGTCGTGCGAGCGTCCTGCGCGCCCGCGGGCACCGGCCTCTCGCTCGAGTGA
- a CDS encoding cell wall protein has protein sequence MRRSPRALVTILLLTALTFGAPAVASASTIYPPVDACSSDAAGAGPGDTISFSCDARTFAPNETVTVTVTGENGAGARFAMIRTAISTASAVFESDASGALPAIRIVLPSDARGVYNIAAISATSTGGTSSAVIDASQSSDPLVRAGFDGNQLMGLWIGAGALLAAGAVIVIASAVRRRRDRTDD, from the coding sequence ATGCGCCGCTCCCCCCGCGCCCTCGTCACGATTCTCCTTCTCACCGCTCTGACGTTCGGCGCGCCCGCGGTCGCGAGCGCATCCACGATCTACCCGCCGGTCGACGCCTGTTCGTCGGATGCCGCGGGTGCCGGCCCGGGCGACACCATCAGCTTCTCGTGCGACGCCCGCACCTTCGCGCCCAACGAGACCGTCACGGTCACCGTCACGGGTGAGAACGGCGCCGGCGCGCGCTTCGCCATGATCCGCACGGCGATCTCGACGGCGAGCGCCGTCTTCGAGTCCGACGCGTCGGGCGCACTGCCCGCGATCCGCATCGTCCTCCCGTCGGACGCGCGCGGCGTCTACAACATCGCCGCCATCTCGGCGACCTCGACCGGCGGCACCTCCAGCGCCGTCATCGACGCCTCGCAGAGCAGCGACCCACTCGTGCGGGCCGGGTTCGACGGCAACCAGCTGATGGGCCTGTGGATCGGAGCCGGTGCGCTCCTCGCCGCCGGCGCTGTCATCGTGATCGCCTCGGCGGTGCGCCGCCGCCGCGACCGCACCGACGACTGA